The following coding sequences are from one Ornithodoros turicata isolate Travis chromosome 1, ASM3712646v1, whole genome shotgun sequence window:
- the LOC135384349 gene encoding uncharacterized protein LOC135384349, with protein MWNCLQGQYLAFPSTTEEWRQIASEMETGWQFPNCIGSIDGKHIVIECPAKSGSQNYNYKGTFSVVLLTVCDDQYRFTYVDMGHLGGESDAGIFARSKLLQVLEGSDFGIPGPRNVGTAGPIPHCIVGDEAFPLRTFLMRPYSRRAASEHHHKIFNYRLSRARRLIENAFGILANRWRILRRPFKAKRENVERIVKACVVLHNFVMKTSSMFYNPIGYTDYEDSCGNLQSGAWRADDGQQQQSETDLPCIL; from the exons ATGTGGAACTGCCTCCAGGGGCAGTACCTAGCCTTTCCATCGACAACTGAAGAATGGAGACAG ATTGCATCTGAAATGGAAACAGGATGGCAGTTTCCCAACTGCATTGGGAGCATCGATGGCAAGCACATTGTAATTGAATGTCCAGCCAAGTCTGGCTCGCAGAACTACAACTACAAGGGAACCTTCAGTGTAGTCCTCCTTACCGTCTGTGATGATCAGTACCG CTTCACCTATGTTGACATGGGGCACCTTGGCGGTGAAAGTGATGCCGGGATCTTTGCCCGTTCAAAGCTTCTGCAAGTGCTTGAAGGCAGTGACTTCGGCATCCCGGGGCCAAGGAATGTGGGGACAGCAGGGCCAATACCACATTGCATTGTTGGAGACGAAGCCTTCCCTCTCAGGACGTTCTTGATGCGGCCATACTCAAGAAGAG CTGCAAGTGAACACCACCACAAAATCTTCAACTATCGCCTGTCACGAGCCAGACGCCTCATCGAAAATGCTTTTGGCATCCTGGCCAACCGGTGGCGCATACTCAGGAGGCCATTTAAAGCGAAGCGAGAGAATGTGGAGAGAATCGTGAAAGCATGTGTGGTGCTTCACAATTTTGTTATGAAGACATCTTCAATGTTCTACAATCCCATAG GGTACACCGACTACGAAGATTCCTGTGGGAACCTGCAGAGTGGAGCGTGGAGGGCAGACGATG GTCAGCAGCAGCAGTCCGAGACAGACTTGCCCTGTATTTTGTGA
- the LOC135368376 gene encoding uncharacterized protein LOC135368376: MLIYLCAFVYCSIVTNIPDNSSTSAGLSTPTTVTDLFNSFYEEDEESNMVQEQDVQFVSQSTLPREPRLDQSPTVSTKRLQESCSHAGRSKKSRTGNQIDQSIQRSLEACSSKLETLQAEKDDVHHFCQFLATRLRELGKTQRREAFHKLGDVLYELEATSADY; the protein is encoded by the exons ATGCTAATTTATTTGTGTGCATTTGTTTATTGCAGCATTGTAACAAATATTCCAGACAACAGCAG TACCTCTGCTGGATTAAGCACCCCCACTACAGTCACAGATCTTTTCAACTCATT CTATGAGGAAGACGAAGAAAGCAACATGGTGCAGGAACAGGATGTTCAGTTCGTCTCCCAGTCCACACTTCCACGGGAACCACGCCTTGACCA GTCACCCACTGTCTCAACAAAGAGACTGCAGGAGTCCTGTAGTCATGCTGGAAG GAGCAAGAAATCTAGAACTGGCAATCAGATTGACCAGTCAATACAGCGATCCTTAGAAGCATGCTCTTCAAAGTTAGAGACTTTGCAAGCAGAAAAGGATGATGTACATCATTTCTGCCAGTTTCTGGCTACACGTCTACGTGAACTAGGAAAGACACAGAGAAGAGAGGCCTTTCACAAACTGGGAGATGTATTGTATGAACTGGAGGCCACCAGTGCAGACTACTGA